In Aphelocoma coerulescens isolate FSJ_1873_10779 chromosome 3, UR_Acoe_1.0, whole genome shotgun sequence, a single window of DNA contains:
- the RNF146 gene encoding E3 ubiquitin-protein ligase RNF146, which yields MAGCGEIDHSINMLPTNRKTNESCTNAAPSLQVPECAICLQTCVHPVSLPCKHVFCYLCVKGASWLGKRCALCRQEIPEDFLDKPTLLSPEELKAASRGNGEYAWYYEGRNGWWQYDERTSRELEDAFSKGKKSTEMLIAGFLYVADLENMVQYRRNEHGRRRKIKRDIIDIPKKGVAGLRLDCDSNSVNLARESSADGADSTLTPGAAAVQPLASISVRPLPALDGQLVSPSTPSPDASNSLENSFAHLQINGDSMAERSHRVEGEEDHESSSSGRVPAPDTSVEETESDASSDSEDVSAHLQQRPSSGQQRHLNASASQPGADRPGAGGGVANTSVRSRRPDGQCTVTEV from the coding sequence ATGGCTGGCTGTGGTGAAATAGATCATTCAATCAACATGCTTCCCACAAATAGGAAGACAAATGAGTCATGTACCAATGCAGCACCTTCCCTGCAAGTCCCTGAATGTGCTATCTGTCTGCAAACATGTGTCCATCCCGTAAGTCTGCCCTGTAAACATGTTTtctgctatctgtgtgtgaagGGAGCTTCTTGGCTTGGGAAACGATGTGCGCTCTGCCGGCAAGAGATTCCCGAGGATTTTCTTGACAAGCCAACCTTATTGTCACCTGAAGAACtcaaagcagcaagcagaggcaATGGAGAATATGCTTGGTACTATGAAGGTAGAAATGGCTGGTGGCAGTATGATGAACGTACCAGCAGAGAGCTGGAAGATGCCTTCTCCAAGGGTAAAAAGAGCACTGAAATGCTAATTGCTGGTTTTTTATACGTAGCAGACCTTGAAAATATGGTTCAGTATAGGAGAAATGAGCATGGACGTCGCAGAAAAATAAAACGGGACATAATAGATATACCAAAGAAGGGAGTGGCTGGGCTGAGGCTGGACTGTGACAGCAACAGTGTCAACCTGGCACGAGAGAGCTCTGCTGACGGTGCGGACAGCACACTgactccaggggctgcagctgtgCAGCCTCTAGCATCCATTTCTGTGAGGCCCCTGCCAGCACTAGATGGTCAGCTCGTGAGTCCTTCAACGCCATCACCCGATGCAAGCAATTCTTTAGAGAACTCTTTTGCCCACTTGCAAATAAATGGAGACAGTATGGCTGAAAGGAGTCACAGGGTAGAGGGAGAAGAAGACCATGAATCATCATCTTCTGGTAGGGTGCCAGCCCCCGACACCTCTGTTGAGGAGACCGAATCGGATGCCAGCAGTGACAGTGAGGATGTGTCTGCCCACCTTCAGCAACGCCCATCCTCTGGTCAGCAGAGACACTTGAATGCCAGTGCAAGCCAGCCAGGAGCAGATAGACcaggggcagggggtggggtgGCAAACACAAGTGTAAGATCTAGAAGGCCAGATGGACAGTGCACAGTCACTGAAGTTTAA